In a genomic window of Brettanomyces nanus chromosome 1, complete sequence:
- a CDS encoding uncharacterized protein (EggNog:ENOG41), whose amino-acid sequence MSFRAISRQTSQILKRTNLKGLEFALPRPLLVGSVRSLSTVQHQLPITGQWRGSWQPLVGFSINLLNRRAVRYYSVIEEESSAPVIDFNKMKDIAAGKDSTYVIVDVREPDEYKTGHIPNAINVPCKSSPGAYGLNPEEFHLTFGFEKPAKDKTLVFYCMGGIRSSISEELAGTCDYSKRLNYKGSWEDWVANRGAIEYSPEPESAESTESTEPSKSAEPKDSKN is encoded by the coding sequence ATGTCTTTCCGCGCAATTTCTAGGCAGACTAGTCAAATTCTTAAGCGAACCAATTTGAAAGGATTAGAGTTTGCTTTGCCCCGGCCTTTGCTTGTCGGTTCGGTGAGATCATTATCTACTGTTCAGCATCAATTGCCGATAACCGGCCAATGGAGAGGATCTTGGCAACCTTTGGTTGGTTTTTCCATTAACTTGTTGAATAGGCGGGCTGTTAGATATTACAGTGttatagaagaagagtcgTCTGCTCCAgtgattgatttcaatAAGATGAAGGATATTGCTGCAGGTAAGGATTCTACCTATGTAATCGTCGATGTCAGAGAACCTGACGAATATAAGACGGGTCATATTCCTAATGCTATTAATGTTCCTTGCAAATCGTCGCCGGGTGCCTATGGACTCAACCCTGAAGAGTTTCATCTTACTTTCGGTTTTGAGAAGCCCGCAAAGGACAAGACGCTTGTTTTTTACTGTATGGGAGGTATCAGGTCTTCCATTAGTGAAGAATTGGCTGGAACTTGTGATTACTCCAAGAGACTTAACTATAAAGGCTCATGGGAGGATTGGGTTGCCAACAGAGGAGCTATCGAGTATTCACCCGAGCCAGAATCTGCAGAGTCTACTGAGTCTACAGAACCCAGTAAGTCTGCAGAGCCCAAGGACTCTAAGAACTAA
- a CDS encoding uncharacterized protein (EggNog:ENOG41) encodes MSSESKFSAAKGTLVISYVLSVIGVFYYFIFGHFGSHYRTPFTSSLVFVLIYWVLTLILQSLFIVKVFFNTNVSSNNQANILALVGPHFSVNNVLNFFWCYYFAQEKFVISEIILLVNLVNILALYFTHKTVSIKNVSDWLVVHFPVTGLPLSWTLYAVFWNGACMFHSHYKSLAPRLLANIFIWEFFLTPVSLLILYKDWSVSLSTSFLMLGLGLSQLFSKTVALQWIFALVISGIDFVASVLTMVGTSLTSVNTETSSNEQAPLLA; translated from the coding sequence ATGTCATCTGAATCAAAATTTTCTGCAGCTAAGGGCACATTGGTGATCTCCTATGTTCTCTCTGTTATAGGAGTATTCTATTACTTTATATTTGGCCACTTTGGAAGTCATTATAGGACTCCTTTCACATCTTCCTTAGTATTTGTATTGATTTACTGGGTCCTTACTTTGATATTGCAATCGCTATTCATTGTAAAGGTATTCTTTAACACCAATGTGTCTTCCAACAACCAAGCTAACATCCTTGCCCTTGTTGGACCTCATTTTTCTGTTAACAATGtgctcaacttcttctggtgCTATTATTTCGCTCAGGAAAAGTTCGTCATCTCGGAGATCATTCTTTTGGTCAACTTGGTCAATATATTGGCTCTCTATTTCACCCACAAGACTGTTTCTATCAAGAATGTTTCCGATTGGTTAGTGGTGCATTTCCCTGTTACCGGATTGCCATTATCATGGACACTTTATGCCGTCTTCTGGAACGGTGCTTGTATGTTCCACTCTCATTACAAGTCACTAGCTCCAAGATTATTGGCTAATATATTCATTTGGGAATTCTTCCTTACTCCTGTTTCTTTGTTGATTCTTTACAAAGACTGGTCCGTTTCATTATCAACCAGTTTCTTGATGTTGGGACTTGGCTTGAGTCAACTGTTCTCCAAAACCGTTGCTTTGCAATGGATCTTTGCCTTGGTTATTTCTGGTATTGACTTTGTTGCCTCTGTGTTGACAATGGTTGGCacttctttgacttctGTCAATACAGAAACCTCTTCCAATGAGCAGGCCCCATTATTGGcttaa